A stretch of Deinococcus gobiensis I-0 DNA encodes these proteins:
- a CDS encoding PRTRC system protein E, translating to MTTFKASAPQPSPLHAPVLQEDRDTARQMFADVKGTEHEQPFRDIYNKHPNKLDNHGAFQAFMEEARELFVAHHLALPGTDDTLAVMPSAQTPEPAVPETHTPEEAHGGTAGGDPLAEPEEATVLAEQQGEGSPEEAEDAPEVRGGEGADPELADEHEASVDAPNEEAAETDDDDAGSEDADEVASPPSGLAAHTANAPVPATSSGLLAQLAGMLADGGQLTLQLMRVGDQLTVGILPKPHPGEQGPQALIVTNTPEWLDHHLVEAMQPYAQARQDAFSVCAAAATRQQAANKKAAAAPASKTPTPPSKPGPKTFKLTLTAEEGTTLTAKQDGKDVPISLGENTIKQGNLEVVATHDVFGETKKTFAMWADKTHDLREQQGGRVTVKVTPDTAALTAVQGERRIPFHEATLLPAGSWTIEAEAAEHDMATQKILVKAGKPQDVELTLKLRDMTLLF from the coding sequence ATGACGACCTTCAAAGCTTCAGCCCCTCAGCCCTCCCCCCTCCATGCACCTGTGCTCCAGGAGGACCGTGACACGGCCCGCCAGATGTTCGCGGATGTCAAAGGCACCGAGCACGAACAGCCCTTCCGCGATATCTACAACAAGCACCCGAACAAGCTCGACAACCATGGCGCCTTTCAGGCGTTCATGGAAGAGGCGCGTGAACTGTTCGTCGCTCATCATCTCGCCCTCCCCGGCACCGACGACACGCTGGCCGTGATGCCCTCGGCGCAGACCCCCGAACCGGCCGTGCCCGAGACGCACACGCCGGAAGAGGCGCACGGGGGCACGGCCGGGGGCGATCCCCTCGCGGAGCCGGAGGAGGCCACAGTGCTGGCGGAACAGCAGGGAGAGGGGTCGCCCGAAGAAGCGGAGGACGCCCCTGAAGTCCGTGGCGGGGAGGGGGCTGATCCCGAACTGGCCGATGAGCACGAGGCGAGTGTCGACGCGCCGAACGAGGAAGCGGCCGAGACGGACGACGACGATGCCGGGAGCGAGGACGCGGATGAAGTGGCATCTCCGCCTTCGGGGCTGGCCGCCCATACCGCGAATGCACCCGTGCCGGCGACCAGCAGCGGTCTGCTCGCCCAGCTCGCGGGGATGCTCGCGGACGGCGGGCAGCTGACCCTGCAACTCATGCGGGTGGGCGATCAGCTCACGGTCGGCATCCTCCCGAAGCCCCATCCCGGCGAACAGGGCCCGCAGGCCCTTATCGTGACCAACACGCCGGAGTGGCTCGACCACCATCTGGTGGAGGCAATGCAGCCATACGCGCAGGCGCGTCAGGATGCTTTCTCGGTCTGTGCAGCCGCCGCTACCCGACAGCAGGCCGCGAATAAGAAGGCGGCCGCCGCTCCGGCCTCGAAGACGCCCACGCCTCCCAGCAAGCCGGGTCCGAAGACCTTCAAGCTCACGCTCACGGCGGAGGAGGGCACCACGCTGACCGCCAAGCAGGACGGCAAAGACGTCCCAATCTCGCTCGGCGAGAACACGATCAAGCAGGGCAACCTGGAAGTCGTCGCCACCCACGACGTGTTCGGGGAGACGAAGAAAACCTTCGCCATGTGGGCGGACAAGACCCACGACCTGCGCGAACAGCAGGGTGGCCGCGTGACGGTCAAGGTCACCCCCGACACGGCTGCCCTCACGGCGGTGCAGGGGGAGCGGCGCATCCCCTTCCACGAGGCGACCCTCCTGCCTGCCGGTTCCTGGACCATCGAGGCGGAGGCGGCCGAGCACGACATGGCCACGCAGAAGATCCTCGTCAAGGCGGGGAAGCCCCAGGACGTCGAGCTGACCCTGAAGCTCCGCGACATGACGCTCCTCTTCTGA
- a CDS encoding PRTRC system protein C, protein MSDTIPPASAHTLQPQDTARPMKRVFKFDGKVLDDPNPKSTPEQVKTFYAPTYPELLNAGIGSPVTDLQAGTITIEFIKSFGRKG, encoded by the coding sequence ATGAGCGACACGATCCCCCCCGCCTCGGCCCACACCCTCCAGCCCCAGGACACCGCCCGCCCGATGAAGCGTGTGTTCAAGTTCGACGGCAAGGTCCTGGACGATCCCAACCCGAAGAGCACTCCCGAGCAGGTCAAGACCTTCTACGCCCCCACCTATCCGGAACTACTGAACGCGGGCATCGGCTCCCCGGTCACCGATCTCCAGGCGGGCACGATCACCATCGAGTTCATCAAGTCGTTCGGCCGCAAGGGCTGA
- a CDS encoding IS4 family transposase produces the protein MSAKKTLRSRPPHDTLQTARRSAFPVDARRLVVFTALILAVIQARTVVLYSLKTHVALPGSLTTRYQRLCRFVQFPFPEALFPRFALSFLPPGPVDLILDRTNWKLGQQDVNILLLSAVWNGFSLPLMWTLLPHGGASRSCVREALVERFLKLCPDREIRCLLADREFIGQHWFRFLDQHGVAPCIRLPARATIGAHGMPVWAVFKNLQVGEVRVWHRQTRIYGVNLRVAATKNAAGDMLYLAYRGHALPNMRRYALRWQTENLHAALKTRGFNLEDTGLTRPERVSSLLTVVSVAFIWACVTGEVVAHQTVTAVKKHGHRTVSVFRLGLDHLQDLLLHPSGASWRTLSTLMPRFER, from the coding sequence ATTTCTGCGAAGAAAACCCTGAGGAGCCGACCACCTCACGATACTTTGCAGACCGCAAGGCGGTCTGCTTTCCCTGTGGACGCTCGCCGCCTCGTCGTCTTCACGGCACTGATCCTGGCGGTCATTCAGGCGCGGACCGTCGTCTTGTACAGCTTGAAGACGCACGTCGCTCTCCCAGGGTCGTTGACGACTCGATATCAGCGGCTCTGCCGGTTCGTCCAGTTCCCGTTTCCTGAGGCACTGTTCCCCCGATTCGCCTTGTCCTTTCTCCCGCCCGGCCCAGTCGACCTCATTCTCGACCGCACCAACTGGAAACTTGGACAGCAGGACGTCAATATTCTCCTGCTCTCTGCCGTGTGGAACGGGTTCAGTTTGCCGCTGATGTGGACCCTGCTCCCGCACGGTGGGGCCAGTCGTTCCTGTGTCCGGGAAGCGCTCGTGGAGCGCTTCCTGAAGCTCTGCCCAGATCGGGAGATCCGGTGCCTGCTCGCGGACCGTGAATTCATTGGGCAGCACTGGTTTCGATTCCTCGACCAGCACGGGGTTGCACCCTGCATTCGTCTCCCAGCTCGCGCCACGATCGGCGCGCACGGCATGCCGGTCTGGGCGGTCTTCAAGAACCTTCAGGTAGGTGAAGTCAGGGTCTGGCATCGCCAGACCCGCATCTATGGTGTGAATCTGCGGGTGGCGGCCACGAAAAACGCCGCCGGTGACATGCTGTACCTGGCCTATCGGGGGCACGCCCTGCCGAACATGCGCCGGTATGCCCTGCGCTGGCAAACAGAAAATCTGCACGCCGCGTTGAAAACCAGAGGGTTCAACCTGGAAGATACGGGTCTGACGCGCCCCGAACGAGTGTCTTCGCTCCTGACGGTCGTCAGCGTCGCTTTCATCTGGGCGTGCGTGACGGGTGAGGTCGTGGCACATCAAACGGTCACCGCAGTAAAGAAACACGGACACCGCACGGTGTCCGTGTTTCGACTCGGGCTTGATCATCTCCAGGATCTTCTGCTGCATCCGTCCGGCGCATCCTGGCGCACCTTGAGCACACTCATGCCCCGTTTTGAACGGTAG
- a CDS encoding PRTRC system protein B: protein MLKHPVHDQDEGYTLGAGAALSTRDRDGLVNYVCGHGLRWSSPHTLATGANAMCWWRPPGVQPLLFEAKYKAVESIARLSGRPVPHPGLVFYAQPGSLSVFAVRGAERPTSETPLMHAPFWNMFNTGQMCQGTVAYPQEITAATQDAWEAVFFSSHFTGASRTDKYMEWGSSYQELLEHALKLGVFPDEVLMPTKRTLAQYLGG, encoded by the coding sequence TTGCTGAAACATCCAGTTCATGATCAGGACGAGGGGTACACGTTGGGTGCCGGCGCAGCGCTGAGCACCCGGGACCGCGATGGGCTGGTGAACTACGTGTGTGGCCATGGGCTGCGCTGGTCGAGTCCGCACACCCTGGCGACGGGCGCGAACGCCATGTGCTGGTGGCGACCGCCGGGCGTGCAGCCCCTCCTGTTCGAGGCGAAATACAAAGCGGTCGAGAGCATCGCGCGGCTCAGTGGGCGGCCGGTGCCTCATCCAGGGCTGGTGTTCTATGCGCAGCCGGGGAGCCTGTCCGTCTTCGCGGTGCGGGGGGCTGAGCGCCCGACCTCAGAGACGCCCCTGATGCACGCGCCGTTCTGGAATATGTTCAATACGGGTCAGATGTGCCAGGGGACGGTCGCCTACCCGCAGGAGATCACGGCCGCCACGCAGGACGCCTGGGAGGCGGTGTTCTTCAGCTCGCACTTCACGGGCGCCAGCCGGACGGACAAGTATATGGAGTGGGGCAGCAGCTATCAGGAGTTGCTGGAGCACGCCCTGAAGTTGGGGGTGTTCCCGGACGAGGTCCTGATGCCGACCAAGCGGACGCTGGCCCAGTACCTGGGCGGTTGA
- a CDS encoding UvrD-helicase domain-containing protein: protein MTLLFDDLEPAQRGKKMTIRAKRTPSHYQQAVLDDISAGVQAVLVSATAGSGKTSLLEMIATHLKGQALLPKGAKVGFLSYNQHIAKALRQVIPPEFDVRTVNSLGDQIIRLNLAGTKFEPEKYRQIVQGVVDGAGIASPAARRELRERLTSTVELHVGHDLGLRPDFAQWVEVMLEVDAPIMGAEDALYRFTSKVLREGLVALRDAHVRSFLDQVLAPSVFGWTLPQPYDFLLVDELQDLSRGQLNLMQAATSTHSRVVGVGDRHQSLYAFNGADTQSLPRFTALFGAVERPLSITYRCPRKHVALARHYTDAIEAAPQAQEGLLEDLSSEQFVDLVRPGDLVLCRTNAPLVEWCYRLIAERKPAMVRGRDLAKTLVAFARDAATFNGTKPCREKLQDRLPVNTPAFLAQLNAYAEVLAQKYTREAERDGKEPDMRIAALADRIQAVLLVLEKSGAQTLNDLVEAIRLLCAGDPERSIVLTTVHGAKGLEAKRVFIVEPDLLPHPKATSAQAQETERCVQFVAFTRAKEALYFVDPSESRLPLAQG, encoded by the coding sequence ATGACGCTCCTCTTCGACGATCTCGAACCCGCCCAGCGCGGCAAGAAGATGACCATCCGTGCCAAGCGCACGCCCAGCCACTACCAACAAGCGGTACTCGACGACATCAGCGCGGGCGTGCAGGCCGTCCTGGTCTCCGCGACGGCAGGCAGTGGGAAGACCAGCCTGTTGGAGATGATCGCCACGCACCTCAAAGGGCAGGCCCTGCTGCCCAAAGGCGCGAAGGTCGGCTTCCTGAGCTACAACCAGCACATCGCCAAGGCCCTCCGGCAGGTCATTCCCCCAGAGTTTGACGTGCGCACCGTCAACAGCCTGGGCGACCAGATCATCCGCCTGAACCTGGCCGGGACGAAGTTCGAGCCGGAGAAGTACCGCCAGATCGTCCAGGGCGTCGTGGACGGGGCGGGGATCGCCTCACCCGCCGCCCGGCGTGAATTGCGGGAACGCCTCACGAGCACGGTCGAACTGCACGTGGGCCATGACCTGGGACTGAGACCTGACTTCGCCCAGTGGGTCGAGGTGATGCTGGAGGTCGACGCGCCGATCATGGGGGCCGAGGACGCGCTGTACCGGTTCACGTCCAAGGTGTTACGCGAAGGCCTGGTGGCGTTGCGTGACGCCCACGTGCGCAGCTTTCTCGATCAGGTCCTCGCGCCGAGTGTCTTCGGCTGGACGCTCCCACAGCCCTACGACTTTCTGCTCGTCGATGAGTTGCAAGACCTCTCCAGAGGCCAGCTGAATCTCATGCAGGCGGCCACCTCCACGCACAGCCGGGTCGTGGGCGTCGGCGACCGCCACCAGTCCCTGTACGCCTTCAACGGCGCGGACACCCAGAGCCTGCCGCGCTTCACGGCCCTATTTGGCGCCGTCGAGCGGCCCCTGTCGATCACCTACCGCTGCCCCAGGAAGCATGTGGCGCTCGCCCGCCACTACACGGATGCCATCGAGGCGGCCCCGCAGGCGCAGGAAGGCCTTCTGGAGGACCTGAGCAGCGAGCAGTTCGTGGACCTCGTGCGGCCGGGCGATCTCGTGTTGTGCCGGACGAACGCGCCGCTCGTCGAGTGGTGTTACCGCCTGATCGCCGAGCGCAAGCCGGCGATGGTGCGCGGGCGGGACCTGGCCAAGACCCTGGTGGCCTTCGCCCGTGACGCGGCCACCTTCAATGGCACGAAACCCTGCCGGGAGAAACTGCAGGACCGCCTGCCAGTCAATACCCCCGCGTTCCTCGCGCAACTCAATGCCTACGCGGAGGTCCTGGCGCAGAAGTACACGCGGGAGGCCGAGCGGGACGGCAAAGAGCCCGACATGCGGATCGCCGCCCTCGCCGACCGGATTCAGGCCGTGCTGCTGGTCTTGGAGAAGTCCGGCGCGCAGACCCTGAACGACCTGGTTGAGGCGATTCGGCTGTTGTGCGCGGGGGACCCGGAGCGGTCCATCGTCCTGACGACGGTGCACGGCGCGAAAGGGCTGGAAGCCAAGCGGGTGTTCATCGTGGAGCCGGACCTGTTGCCGCACCCGAAGGCCACGTCCGCGCAGGCGCAGGAGACGGAACGCTGCGTGCAGTTCGTGGCGTTCACCCGGGCGAAGGAGGCGCTGTACTTCGTGGACCCGTCCGAGAGCCGGCTGCCGCTCGCGCAGGGGTAA